From a single Daphnia pulex isolate KAP4 chromosome 2, ASM2113471v1 genomic region:
- the LOC124203490 gene encoding uncharacterized protein LOC124203490: protein MAVPSPTTSALLPQVVCLFRSLSGALKDAHEHVTLFRNIDGGNIGRVLPKYLSQWTSEKAGDVAFFCDIKLGRRRMEHHHFAVVSGRLAGENNTGNETWMNNCNELSPSSFFVVYHYAIGVVLLPFVVSLKVGSITGVPMSPGYGGYQSTTPPPCNTTTTFAPTGYYTEGHNYYTTNTP, encoded by the exons ATGGCCGTACCATCACCTACGACAAGTGCGTTATTGccacag gtGGTATGTCTTTTCCGATCCCTGAGCGGTGCCCTCAAAGATGCCCACGAGCACGTAACGCTGTTCCGCAACATCGATGGCGGTAACATAGGCCGAGTCCTCCCTAAATATTTGAGCCAATGGACTTCCGAGAAG gctGGAGATGTTGCGTTCTTTTGTGATATTAAATTGGGTCGTCGTCGGATGGAACATCATCACTTTGCTGTTGTATCAGGGCGATTGGCTGGAGAGAACAATACTGGCAACGAAACATGGATGAACAACTGCAATGAACTGTCACCAAgttcattcttcgtcgtatatCATTACGcaatcgg TGTCGTGCTGTTGCCGTTTGTCGTATCGTTGAAGGTTgggtcgatcactggtgtacccatgtctcctgggtatggcggataccaaagcaccacgccgccgccttgcaacacaacgacaacattcgcaccaaccggttactacactgaaggccacaattactacaccaccaataCTCCATAG